In the Sarcophilus harrisii chromosome 1, mSarHar1.11, whole genome shotgun sequence genome, one interval contains:
- the GPR108 gene encoding protein GPR108 isoform X2 — translation MWGADSRVPGALSEAAAAPAMAEDRRRGLGGGTRAKRVLSPLPLPLLLGLLLLLDGCSGRIHQLVLTGEKRADIQLNSFGFFTNGSLEVELSLLRLRLESKEEQPQLVGFSLSRARTGSIRSYSAPEPHTCALKHNGSNLMATFLIDFKGKRVQVYQFGEQKKLQISPGLLQEGISLSSSGNGTSAAKQDGKSSSLSLRSQDPSHKETGLVLSLGYNNDSYNFSFHVVIGSPAEEGLYNLNFHNCYNAIPGHERPFDITIMIREKNPEGFLSATEIPLFKLYLIMSACFLGAGALWVSVLCKHKYNVFKIHWLMAALAFTKSASLLFHSINYYFINSQGRPIEGLAVTDYITHLLKGALLFITIALIGSGWAFVKYVLSDKEKKLFGVVIPLQVLANVAYIIIESTEEGTSDYALWKEILFLVDLICCGAILFPVVWSIRHLQEASGTDGKVAVNLAKLKLFRHYYVMTVCYIYFSRIVAVLLRVSVPFQWQWLYELLVEVSTLVFFILTGYKFRPASNNPYLQLPQEDDEEDVQMDQVMTESGLREGLSKVNKTATSREAL, via the exons ATGTGGGGGGCGGACTCTAGAGTGCCGGGGGCGTTGTCGGAGGCGGCGGCGGCTCCAGCGATGGCCGAAGACCGGAGGAGGGGGCTCGGCGGTGGGACCCGGGCAAAGCGGGTTCTATCGCCGCTGCCTCTACCTCTgctgctggggctgctgctgctgctggacGGCTGCTCGGGGAGGATCCACCAGCTGGTGCTGACG GGGGAAAAGCGGGCCGACATCCAGCTGAACAGCTTCGGCTTCTTTACCAATGGCTCTTTGGAAGTGGAACTCAGCCTCCTTCGTCTCCGTTTGGAAAGCAAGGAAGAACAACCCCAGTTG gTGGGCTTTAGCCTGTCCCGAGCTCGAACTGGCAGCATTCGATCCTATTCT gCCCCAGAACCTCATACCTGTGCTCTCAAACACAATGGGAGCAACTTGATGGCCACTTTCCTCATTGACTTCAAGGGAAAAcg GGTTCAGGTATACCAATTTGGGGAGCAAAAGAAACTCCAGATTTCTCCAGGACTTCTCCAGGAAGGCATATCCCTGTCTAGTTCAGGCAATG GGACTAGTGCAGCCAAGCAGGATGGGAAATCATCATCACTGTCTTTGAGGAGCCAG gaccCCAGCCATAAGGAGACGGGGCTGGTCCTGAGCTTGGGCTACAACAACGATTCCTACAACTTCAGT TTCCACGTGGTGATTGGCTCCCCAGCTGAGGAAGGACTTTACAATCTCAACTTTCACAACTGCTACAATGCCATCCCTGGTCACGAGAGGCCTTTTGACATCACG ATAATGATCCGAGAGAAGAACCCCGAAGGCTTTCTGTCTGCTACTGAAATCCCCCTCTTCAAGCTCTACTTGATCATGTCGGCCTGTTTTCTGGGGGCTGGAGCCTTATGGGTTTCTGTTCTCTGCAAACACAA ATACAACGTCTTCAAAATCCACTGGCTGATGGCGGCTCTGGCCTTCACCAAGAGCGCATCTCTCCTCTTTCACAGT ATCAACTACTACTTCATCAACAGCCAGGGCCGTCCTATCGAGGGTCTTGCCGTCACTGATTACATCACCCACCT GCTGAAAGGAGCCCTCCTTTTCATCACCATTGCTCTCATTGGCTCTGGCTGGGCCTTTGTCAAATATGTCCTTTCCGACAAGGAGAAGAAGCTTTTTGGGGTTGTCATCCCCTTGCAG GTTCTGGCCAACGTGGCCTACATCATCATCGAGTCCACTGAGGAGGGAACCAGCGATTATGCCCTGTGGAAGGAGATTCTGTTCCTGGTCGACCTCATCTGCTGCGGGGCCATCCTTTTTCCTGTTGTATG GTCTATCCGCCATCTCCAAGAGGCATCGGGCACTGATGGGAAGG TGGCAGTGAACTTGGCAAAGCTCAAGTTGTTCCGGCATTACTACGTCATG ACGGTGTGCTACATCTACTTCAGTCGGATCGTGGCTGTCCTGCTCCGGGTCAGTGTGCCCTTTCAGTGGCAGTGGCTGTATGAG CTTCTGGTGGAGGTCTCCACCTTGGTTTTCTTCATCCTCACTGGCTACAAGTTCCGCCCGGCATCCAACAATCCCTACCTGCAGCTGCCCCAGGAGGACGACGAGGAAGATGTGCAGATGGACCAAGT GATGACAGAATCTGGACTCCGGGAGGGCCTGTCCAAGGTCAACAAAACAGCCACTAGCAGAGAAGCCCTCTGA
- the GPR108 gene encoding protein GPR108 isoform X1 codes for MWGADSRVPGALSEAAAAPAMAEDRRRGLGGGTRAKRVLSPLPLPLLLGLLLLLDGCSGRIHQLVLTGEKRADIQLNSFGFFTNGSLEVELSLLRLRLESKEEQPQLVGFSLSRARTGSIRSYSAPEPHTCALKHNGSNLMATFLIDFKGKRVQVYQFGEQKKLQISPGLLQEGISLSSSGNGTSAAKQDGKSSSLSLRSQDPSHKETGLVLSLGYNNDSYNFSFHVVIGSPAEEGLYNLNFHNCYNAIPGHERPFDITIMIREKNPEGFLSATEIPLFKLYLIMSACFLGAGALWVSVLCKHKYNVFKIHWLMAALAFTKSASLLFHSINYYFINSQGRPIEGLAVTDYITHLLKGALLFITIALIGSGWAFVKYVLSDKEKKLFGVVIPLQVLANVAYIIIESTEEGTSDYALWKEILFLVDLICCGAILFPVVWSIRHLQEASGTDGKGESCPFCAPEFFPVPTPLLPHLLLVLDILHFSPLSVAVNLAKLKLFRHYYVMTVCYIYFSRIVAVLLRVSVPFQWQWLYELLVEVSTLVFFILTGYKFRPASNNPYLQLPQEDDEEDVQMDQVMTESGLREGLSKVNKTATSREAL; via the exons ATGTGGGGGGCGGACTCTAGAGTGCCGGGGGCGTTGTCGGAGGCGGCGGCGGCTCCAGCGATGGCCGAAGACCGGAGGAGGGGGCTCGGCGGTGGGACCCGGGCAAAGCGGGTTCTATCGCCGCTGCCTCTACCTCTgctgctggggctgctgctgctgctggacGGCTGCTCGGGGAGGATCCACCAGCTGGTGCTGACG GGGGAAAAGCGGGCCGACATCCAGCTGAACAGCTTCGGCTTCTTTACCAATGGCTCTTTGGAAGTGGAACTCAGCCTCCTTCGTCTCCGTTTGGAAAGCAAGGAAGAACAACCCCAGTTG gTGGGCTTTAGCCTGTCCCGAGCTCGAACTGGCAGCATTCGATCCTATTCT gCCCCAGAACCTCATACCTGTGCTCTCAAACACAATGGGAGCAACTTGATGGCCACTTTCCTCATTGACTTCAAGGGAAAAcg GGTTCAGGTATACCAATTTGGGGAGCAAAAGAAACTCCAGATTTCTCCAGGACTTCTCCAGGAAGGCATATCCCTGTCTAGTTCAGGCAATG GGACTAGTGCAGCCAAGCAGGATGGGAAATCATCATCACTGTCTTTGAGGAGCCAG gaccCCAGCCATAAGGAGACGGGGCTGGTCCTGAGCTTGGGCTACAACAACGATTCCTACAACTTCAGT TTCCACGTGGTGATTGGCTCCCCAGCTGAGGAAGGACTTTACAATCTCAACTTTCACAACTGCTACAATGCCATCCCTGGTCACGAGAGGCCTTTTGACATCACG ATAATGATCCGAGAGAAGAACCCCGAAGGCTTTCTGTCTGCTACTGAAATCCCCCTCTTCAAGCTCTACTTGATCATGTCGGCCTGTTTTCTGGGGGCTGGAGCCTTATGGGTTTCTGTTCTCTGCAAACACAA ATACAACGTCTTCAAAATCCACTGGCTGATGGCGGCTCTGGCCTTCACCAAGAGCGCATCTCTCCTCTTTCACAGT ATCAACTACTACTTCATCAACAGCCAGGGCCGTCCTATCGAGGGTCTTGCCGTCACTGATTACATCACCCACCT GCTGAAAGGAGCCCTCCTTTTCATCACCATTGCTCTCATTGGCTCTGGCTGGGCCTTTGTCAAATATGTCCTTTCCGACAAGGAGAAGAAGCTTTTTGGGGTTGTCATCCCCTTGCAG GTTCTGGCCAACGTGGCCTACATCATCATCGAGTCCACTGAGGAGGGAACCAGCGATTATGCCCTGTGGAAGGAGATTCTGTTCCTGGTCGACCTCATCTGCTGCGGGGCCATCCTTTTTCCTGTTGTATG GTCTATCCGCCATCTCCAAGAGGCATCGGGCACTGATGGGAAGGGTGAGTCATGCCCCTTCTGtgctccagagttctttcctgtCCCCACTCCCCTGCTTCCTCATCTCCTTCTGGTCCTTGAcatccttcatttctcccctctCTCAGTGGCAGTGAACTTGGCAAAGCTCAAGTTGTTCCGGCATTACTACGTCATG ACGGTGTGCTACATCTACTTCAGTCGGATCGTGGCTGTCCTGCTCCGGGTCAGTGTGCCCTTTCAGTGGCAGTGGCTGTATGAG CTTCTGGTGGAGGTCTCCACCTTGGTTTTCTTCATCCTCACTGGCTACAAGTTCCGCCCGGCATCCAACAATCCCTACCTGCAGCTGCCCCAGGAGGACGACGAGGAAGATGTGCAGATGGACCAAGT GATGACAGAATCTGGACTCCGGGAGGGCCTGTCCAAGGTCAACAAAACAGCCACTAGCAGAGAAGCCCTCTGA
- the LOC100934407 gene encoding retinol dehydrogenase 8, whose product MAYKNVLITGCSSGIGLALAVRLAKDELKRFKVIATMRDMAKKGPLEEKAGETLEKTLQILPLDVTCEDSVRQCVATIPDQRVDVLVSNAGVGLIGPLECHSMAAMQRVLDVNFLGLVRLVREVFPSMKRRRQGHIVVMSSILGQQGLLFNDVYCASKFAVEGFCESLALQALKFGVNISLLEPGPVVTEFEKKLYDEVASMDFSKVDPETRDIFQGFYMAYSKDVFSALGQTPEEVAEHAVQVIGAARPPFRCQTNSVYTPLTTLKHADPSGRLPLSAFHQLVFQHDRLFRASLSLLKMLQWRKRRDLGPLPRPPAPP is encoded by the exons ATGGCCTACAAGAACGTGTTGATCACTGGTTGTTCTTCGGGCATTGGCCTGGCCCTGGCTGTGCGGCTGGCCAAGGATGAGCTGAAGAGGTTCAAAG TGATCGCTACCATGCGGGACATGGCAAAGAAGGGGCCTCTGGAGGAGAAAGCTGGGGAGACACTGGAGAAGACACTTCAGATCCTGCCCTTGGATGTCACCTGTGAAGACTCCGTTCGTCAATGTGTGGCCACTATACCAGACCAAAGGGTGGATGTTCTGG TGAGCAATGCTGGGGTGGGTCTGATCGGCCCCCTGGAGTGTCACAGCATGGCAGCCATGCAGCGGGTGCTAGACGTCAACTTTCTGGGCCTGGTGCGGCTGGTCCGGGAAGTGTTCCCCAGCATGAAGCGGCGCCGCCAGGGGCACATTGTGGTCATGAGCAGCATCCTGGGCCAGCAGG GGCTCCTTTTCAATGATGTGTACTGTGCTTCCAAGTTTGCGGTGGAGGGGTTCTGTGAAAGCCTTGCCCTGCAGGCCCTCAAGTTTGGGGTGAA CATCAGCCTCCTGGAACCGGGTCCTGTGGTGACAGAGTTTGAGAAGAAACTGTACGATGAGGTGGCCTCCATGGACTTCTCCAAGGTGGACCCCGAGACTCGGGACATCTTCCAGGGCTTCTACATGGCCTACTCAAAAGATGTCTTCTCTGCCTTGGGCCAGACCCCCGAGGAGGTGGCAGAG CATGCAGTGCAGGTGATTGGGGCGGCCAGGCCTCCATTCCGCTGCCAGACCAATAGCGTGTACACGCCACTGACCACTCTGAAGCATGCTGACCCCTCGGGCCGGCTGCCCCTCAGTGCTTTCCATCAGCTGGTCTTCCAGCATGACCGGCTCTTCCGGGCCAGCCTCAGCCTCCTGAAGATGCTGCAGTGGAGGAAGCGGCGTGACCTGGGCCCTCTGCCCCGGCCCCCAGCCCCGCCCTGA